The Geobacillus stearothermophilus ATCC 12980 genome contains a region encoding:
- a CDS encoding tyrosine-type recombinase/integrase produces the protein MNFDKLIKEKKKGFYFRIDVGKDPVTGKRKQASFGPFRTKTEAKKELLKIKNQVDDGSYFKESTEDFSMFMERWFNTSYKRTVEITTAKSREYVIRNHIMKYFQHKKINEITTFDIDSFYVDKLDSGYSGAYIRQMHNLLNQAFDQAVRWSLVKVNPVKNAKPPKVKSEEKITWTVDEVNRFLNLIKDSSMEIPYLLAIFTGMRRGEVLGLKWDDVDFENKKIRIKRSLCFVSGKGLIFKEPKTKKSKRQISISQHVVNVLKKHKQKQEFQKEKLGTQYQDNNLIVCTDDGKPLDPRNLLRQFYRLIEEASVPRISFHDLWHTHATILMQQGENPKVVSERLGHSRVGITLDLYSHVSDDLQEQAAEKFENALLKQSQNPLVD, from the coding sequence CAGTTACCGGTAAGAGAAAGCAAGCAAGTTTCGGACCGTTTCGTACAAAGACTGAAGCGAAGAAAGAACTTCTTAAAATTAAAAACCAAGTCGATGATGGAAGTTATTTTAAAGAAAGTACAGAAGATTTTTCGATGTTCATGGAGCGGTGGTTTAACACCTCTTATAAAAGAACAGTAGAAATAACTACCGCAAAAAGCAGGGAATATGTAATCAGAAATCATATTATGAAATATTTCCAACATAAAAAAATTAATGAAATTACAACATTTGATATTGACAGTTTTTATGTAGACAAGTTAGACAGCGGGTATTCAGGTGCATATATCCGACAAATGCATAATTTGCTCAATCAAGCATTTGATCAAGCTGTAAGATGGTCGTTGGTTAAAGTGAATCCTGTAAAAAATGCTAAACCACCCAAAGTGAAAAGTGAAGAAAAAATTACATGGACAGTGGATGAGGTAAATCGATTTCTGAATCTGATTAAAGATAGCTCTATGGAGATCCCTTACCTTCTTGCGATTTTCACAGGAATGCGACGTGGAGAAGTTTTAGGGCTAAAATGGGATGACGTGGATTTTGAGAATAAGAAAATCCGCATCAAGCGCAGCTTATGCTTTGTCTCAGGCAAAGGATTAATTTTTAAAGAGCCTAAAACAAAAAAATCGAAAAGACAAATTTCAATTTCTCAACATGTTGTAAATGTACTAAAGAAACATAAACAAAAACAAGAATTTCAAAAGGAGAAATTGGGTACTCAATACCAAGATAACAATTTAATTGTCTGCACTGACGACGGAAAACCTCTCGATCCACGAAACTTGTTACGCCAATTTTATCGCTTGATCGAAGAAGCAAGTGTACCACGTATAAGCTTCCATGATTTGTGGCATACACATGCAACCATCTTAATGCAGCAAGGCGAAAATCCAAAAGTGGTTAGCGAACGGTTGGGACATTCTCGCGTTGGTATAACTTTAGATTTATACTCACATGTCAGCGATGATTTACAAGAGCAAGCGGCAGAGAAATTTGAAAATGCCCTCTTAAAACAAAGTCAGAACCCTTTAGTTGACTAA